One Peptostreptococcus equinus genomic window carries:
- a CDS encoding metal ABC transporter substrate-binding protein, which produces MKKISKKLVALLTVSAIALSGCSSNNTSGDVKNTRKSGEKIKVYTSFYPMYDFAKKIGGDKIEVKNLVPAGTEPHDWEPSPQDLAKIGESDVFIYSGAGMEAWADKVSDNVKNNKLVQVEASKGISLLKSEEDHDHDHDDAKDKDDHEKGDKDHNDHEKDEDKHEHDYGEYDPHVWLNPQNAKIEMKNIKDAFIKADPKNKAYYEENFKMNSEKMDKLDNKFKTELSKTQKKDIIVSHEAFGYLANAYGLKQIGIEGLSPDSEPDASRMAEITKFAKENNVKYIFFEELVSPKVSKTIAKEVGAQTEVLNPLEGLTKDQLDKGEDYFSIMENNLNVLLKALK; this is translated from the coding sequence ATGAAAAAAATTTCAAAAAAATTAGTAGCTCTACTAACAGTATCAGCCATAGCTCTGTCAGGATGTAGCTCAAATAATACGTCAGGAGATGTTAAGAATACACGCAAAAGCGGTGAAAAGATAAAAGTATATACTAGCTTCTATCCAATGTATGATTTTGCAAAAAAAATAGGTGGGGATAAGATAGAAGTCAAAAATCTCGTGCCAGCTGGTACAGAGCCGCATGATTGGGAGCCAAGTCCGCAAGATTTAGCTAAAATTGGTGAATCAGATGTCTTTATATACAGCGGTGCAGGAATGGAAGCATGGGCAGATAAAGTATCTGATAATGTTAAAAATAATAAATTAGTGCAGGTAGAAGCTTCAAAGGGGATAAGTTTATTAAAATCTGAAGAAGATCATGATCACGATCATGACGATGCAAAAGACAAAGATGATCATGAAAAAGGAGATAAGGACCACAATGATCATGAAAAAGATGAGGACAAACATGAACATGATTATGGGGAATATGATCCTCATGTTTGGCTAAATCCTCAAAATGCTAAAATAGAAATGAAGAATATTAAAGATGCTTTTATAAAGGCTGATCCTAAGAATAAGGCATACTACGAGGAAAATTTTAAAATGAATTCAGAAAAAATGGATAAGCTTGACAACAAATTTAAGACTGAATTGTCAAAAACTCAGAAAAAGGATATAATAGTATCTCATGAAGCTTTTGGTTATTTAGCAAATGCTTATGGTTTAAAGCAGATAGGAATTGAAGGCCTATCACCGGATTCTGAGCCTGATGCATCAAGAATGGCTGAAATTACAAAGTTCGCAAAAGAAAATAATGTTAAATATATATTTTTTGAAGAACTAGTGAGCCCAAAGGTATCAAAGACAATAGCAAAGGAAGTAGGAGCTCAAACAGAAGTATTAAATCCGCTAGAAGGGTTGACAAAAGACCAGTTAGATAAGGGAGAAGATTATTTCTCTATAATGGAAAATAATCTAAATGTATTATTAAAAGCTTTGAAATAA
- a CDS encoding Fur family transcriptional regulator, whose product MENNYYNKQKEIFTKENANLLKSANLKTTKKRLFLIDCLKKSEGPLTAEEIHRKLRQDININLSTVYRALSSLTEANIIIRQVLSDGNSVFQLNSDQHRHILTCKDCGKITYIDVCPIDSVHKEIEDATGYDILSHNLEFIGVCPECKNKK is encoded by the coding sequence TTGGAAAATAATTATTATAATAAACAGAAAGAGATATTCACAAAAGAAAATGCTAATTTATTAAAGTCAGCTAATCTTAAAACAACTAAAAAAAGACTATTTTTAATAGACTGCCTAAAAAAATCCGAAGGTCCATTAACCGCTGAAGAAATACATAGAAAATTAAGACAAGATATAAATATAAATTTGTCAACTGTATATAGAGCCTTAAGTTCCCTAACTGAAGCTAATATAATAATAAGACAGGTTTTATCTGATGGAAACAGTGTCTTTCAGTTAAATTCTGACCAACATAGACATATACTTACATGCAAAGATTGTGGTAAAATAACATATATAGATGTATGTCCTATTGATTCAGTACACAAAGAAATTGAAGATGCTACTGGATATGATATATTATCCCATAATCTTGAATTTATAGGAGTTTGTCCTGAATGCAAAAATAAAAAATAA
- the rd gene encoding rubredoxin: MKKYVCDVCGYVYDPEVGDPDSGIKPGTAFEDIPDDWECPDCGVTKEDFSPVED, encoded by the coding sequence ATGAAAAAATATGTATGTGATGTATGTGGTTATGTTTATGATCCAGAGGTAGGAGATCCAGATTCAGGAATCAAACCAGGAACTGCTTTTGAAGATATTCCAGACGATTGGGAATGTCCAGACTGTGGTGTAACTAAGGAAGATTTCTCACCAGTAGAAGACTAA
- a CDS encoding MBL fold metallo-hydrolase has protein sequence MLKYCSIGSGSSGNCHYVGYKNTNILIDAGLSGKKITNGLSDIDIDSNKLDGIFITHEHSDHIKGVGILSRKFDLPIFTNYNTWMAIKNKIGKVNEDNVVIFENDKIYSVGDIAIKPFSINHDAADPVGFSIVNEKEQKISIATDIGFVSDDIKQNIMGSDLVILESNYDKEMLLMGSYTYSLKKRVMSNIGHLSNEDSAKFQAELIENGTENILLAHLSRENNFPQLAFETSNHILSEKGIKIGKDVNLNILMRDTVSNIFEVKK, from the coding sequence ATGTTAAAGTACTGTTCTATAGGGAGTGGCAGTAGTGGAAATTGTCACTATGTAGGATATAAAAATACAAATATACTAATAGATGCTGGTCTGAGTGGTAAAAAGATTACTAATGGACTAAGTGATATTGATATAGATTCAAATAAATTAGATGGAATTTTCATTACACATGAACACTCAGATCATATAAAAGGAGTAGGTATACTTTCTAGAAAATTTGACCTTCCAATTTTTACAAACTATAATACATGGATGGCAATAAAGAATAAAATTGGCAAGGTAAATGAAGATAATGTTGTTATTTTTGAAAATGATAAAATTTATAGTGTTGGAGACATCGCTATAAAGCCATTTTCTATTAACCATGATGCTGCAGATCCAGTTGGTTTTAGTATTGTAAATGAAAAAGAACAAAAAATTTCTATAGCTACTGATATAGGTTTTGTCTCAGATGATATAAAGCAAAATATAATGGGTTCTGATCTCGTAATCTTAGAATCTAATTATGATAAAGAAATGTTATTGATGGGCTCTTATACTTATTCACTAAAAAAGAGAGTAATGTCTAATATAGGACACTTATCTAATGAAGATTCTGCAAAATTTCAAGCAGAACTAATAGAAAATGGGACAGAAAATATCCTGCTTGCTCACTTGAGTAGAGAGAATAATTTTCCTCAACTTGCATTTGAAACATCAAATCATATATTGTCAGAAAAAGGTATAAAAATAGGAAAAGATGTCAATCTAAATATTCTAATGAGAGATACAGTATCAAATATATTCGAGGTAAAAAAATAA
- the rlmH gene encoding 23S rRNA (pseudouridine(1915)-N(3))-methyltransferase RlmH has product MLKISIISVGKIKEKYIKMGIDEFTKRLSKYCKLEIIEIPDEKAPENLSSREMELIKDKEANGIISKIKDNSFVISLAIDGKKMTSENLAKKINQISLSGQSHIYFIIGGSLGLSDMVLSSSDLKLSFSDMTFPHQLMRLILLEQIYRTFRINNKEPYHK; this is encoded by the coding sequence ATGCTAAAGATAAGTATAATTTCAGTAGGTAAGATAAAAGAAAAATATATCAAAATGGGCATTGACGAATTCACAAAGAGATTGTCAAAGTATTGTAAACTCGAGATAATAGAAATTCCAGATGAAAAAGCTCCAGAAAATCTGAGTTCTAGGGAAATGGAATTAATAAAAGACAAGGAAGCAAATGGTATAATTTCTAAAATAAAGGATAACTCATTTGTTATTTCACTTGCAATTGATGGTAAAAAAATGACTTCTGAGAATTTGGCTAAAAAAATAAATCAAATTTCCTTAAGTGGTCAAAGTCATATATATTTTATAATAGGTGGATCCTTAGGTCTCTCTGATATGGTTTTAAGTTCTTCCGATTTGAAACTTTCTTTTTCAGATATGACATTTCCACACCAATTGATGAGACTGATATTATTAGAACAAATATATAGAACTTTTAGAATAAATAATAAAGAGCCATATCACAAATAA
- a CDS encoding DnaD domain-containing protein, producing MFFRSKTKELYNDILVPSLFLDMYLPICTGNQLKVYLLGYREALFFNGINNRNIDNKEISKILNISIDEVLEAWIFWERMGVIKIHDKDQKNIIEFIDLKTEYLKSHNNDGISDEDDNINKSNDIDSSIETYSSQNLVNMYENIEAISARPLTPNERLDLLNAIEKYNIDSQLVVHAFESVARETGRIKSIKYIIAILKSWFDNSIKTKEDLMIYEKNRSEKNDIYRVIFSNLGFNRMPTSYEKETIDTWFEDYHMSMEMVMKACSKSINTPNPNIKYLDKIISNWYNSGIRTLEDVEKEDIAYAKKKAEKTQYKANPSKSSSSQKRTKFHNFKPSLTGKYSNEELNNLIKNLNKK from the coding sequence ATGTTTTTCAGGTCAAAAACAAAAGAACTTTACAATGATATATTAGTCCCTAGTTTATTTTTAGATATGTACTTACCTATATGTACGGGTAATCAATTAAAGGTATACTTATTAGGTTATAGAGAAGCTTTATTTTTCAATGGTATTAACAACAGGAATATAGATAATAAAGAAATTTCAAAAATACTAAATATTTCTATAGATGAAGTCCTAGAAGCTTGGATATTTTGGGAGAGAATGGGTGTAATAAAAATACACGATAAAGACCAAAAAAATATAATTGAATTCATAGACTTAAAAACAGAGTATTTAAAAAGCCATAATAATGATGGTATTTCTGATGAAGATGATAACATAAATAAATCAAATGATATAGATTCGTCTATTGAAACCTACTCTTCTCAAAATTTAGTCAATATGTATGAAAACATAGAAGCTATTAGCGCAAGACCACTTACTCCTAATGAAAGACTTGATTTATTAAATGCTATAGAAAAATACAATATAGATTCTCAACTTGTTGTACACGCTTTTGAAAGTGTTGCTCGTGAAACTGGTAGAATTAAGTCTATAAAATATATTATAGCTATTTTAAAATCTTGGTTTGATAATTCTATCAAGACTAAAGAAGATTTAATGATATATGAAAAAAATAGATCAGAAAAAAATGATATATATAGAGTTATATTCTCAAATTTAGGATTTAATAGAATGCCTACAAGCTATGAAAAAGAGACTATAGACACATGGTTCGAAGATTATCATATGAGTATGGAAATGGTAATGAAGGCTTGTTCAAAATCTATAAATACACCAAATCCTAATATAAAATATTTAGATAAGATAATTTCTAACTGGTATAATTCTGGAATTAGAACTTTAGAGGATGTAGAAAAAGAAGATATTGCTTATGCAAAGAAAAAGGCTGAAAAAACTCAATATAAAGCAAATCCATCTAAATCTTCTTCCTCCCAGAAAAGAACTAAATTCCACAATTTTAAGCCTAGCCTAACAGGAAAATATTCAAATGAAGAACTAAATAATCTTATTAAAAATCTAAATAAAAAATAG
- a CDS encoding ATP-binding protein, whose protein sequence is MNAEKIRDIMLEYQHRQDYNKEILENKIKEIHEKIPQIKLIDQNINRLGLDITRSIIMDKSEEEIKHLEEQQAAYIDEKTLTLLKNGIDPSYLEMDYSCNSCKDTGFLENGEKCNCLIQRLLNDSYKMSNLGELLKEDNFNNFSFDIYSDKIEEHMEVSPRENMKDIMFNVDNFIYNFDEYPVNQKNNLVFWGSPGIGKTFMCSCIAETILNMGYTVIYQTAFNLMDIINKYKFKTESFSDIDEENFNNLFESDLLIIDDLGTEMVNSFTVSELFNIINSRLNSKKKTIISTNLDMASIGEIYSDRILSRLVGNFRFFEFYGDDLRFR, encoded by the coding sequence ATGAATGCTGAAAAAATACGTGATATTATGCTGGAATATCAGCATAGACAAGACTATAACAAAGAAATATTAGAAAATAAAATAAAGGAAATACATGAAAAAATACCTCAGATAAAATTAATTGATCAAAATATTAATAGACTTGGACTAGACATTACTCGTTCTATAATTATGGACAAATCAGAAGAAGAAATAAAACATCTTGAAGAGCAACAAGCTGCTTACATAGATGAAAAAACATTAACGCTACTTAAAAATGGCATTGATCCCTCTTATTTAGAAATGGACTATTCATGCAATTCTTGTAAGGATACTGGTTTTTTAGAAAATGGTGAGAAATGTAATTGTTTAATACAAAGATTGCTTAATGATTCCTACAAAATGTCTAATCTAGGAGAGTTATTGAAGGAAGATAATTTTAATAATTTTTCTTTTGACATATATTCAGACAAAATAGAAGAACATATGGAAGTATCTCCTAGAGAAAATATGAAAGATATCATGTTCAATGTGGATAATTTTATCTATAACTTTGATGAATATCCAGTAAATCAAAAAAATAATTTAGTATTTTGGGGATCACCTGGTATTGGAAAAACTTTTATGTGTAGTTGTATAGCTGAAACTATATTAAATATGGGTTATACAGTTATTTATCAGACCGCCTTTAACTTAATGGATATAATCAACAAATATAAATTTAAAACTGAATCATTTTCTGATATAGACGAAGAAAATTTTAATAATCTATTTGAATCTGATTTATTGATAATAGATGACTTAGGAACTGAAATGGTAAATTCATTCACAGTATCAGAGTTATTTAATATAATTAATTCTAGATTAAACTCCAAAAAGAAAACCATAATTTCTACCAATCTAGATATGGCATCTATTGGCGAAATTTATTCAGATAGGATTTTATCAAGATTAGTTGGTAATTTCAGATTTTTCGAATTTTATGGCGACGACTTAAGATTCAGATAA
- the dnaB gene encoding replicative DNA helicase: protein MAEIIKVPPHSLESEQCIIGSILMDEDALFTVKEFMDRDDFYMDSHKVIFDAMVELEKENNPIDIVTVSEKLRNKGYLDKIGGINYLTSTTSITPTSSNAKTYAEIVKQKSVLRQLISASNQIINSSFQGEDSIEDILNIAEKKIFEISQERNKSDFKVVGDVLDDVYRTLEEVYSSGSDITGLDTGFADLNKKLGGLHKSDLILIAARPGMGKTAFALNLVANAAIKSKASVAVFSLEMSKEQLVQRLISSLSTVGISDISKGKIADNEWKKIAEAMKILSRSKIFIDDTPGIKMSEIRSKCRKLKMDSGLDMIMIDYLQLMEADGRAESRQQEVAKISRAMKILAKEMDCPVVALSQLSRNTESGKDHVPKLSDLRDSGAIEQDADIVMFIYRDEYYTKIETKKKNLADIKIAKNRHGELCDVELVWLGSIQKFVDKIKEIN, encoded by the coding sequence ATGGCTGAAATTATAAAAGTTCCACCACATAGCTTAGAGTCAGAGCAGTGTATAATAGGTTCTATATTAATGGATGAGGATGCTTTATTTACCGTAAAAGAATTTATGGACAGAGACGATTTTTATATGGATTCTCATAAAGTAATATTTGATGCTATGGTAGAATTAGAAAAAGAGAATAATCCTATAGATATTGTTACAGTATCCGAAAAATTAAGAAATAAGGGATATTTGGATAAAATAGGTGGTATAAATTACCTAACTAGCACAACTTCAATTACTCCTACATCTTCAAATGCAAAAACGTATGCAGAGATTGTAAAGCAAAAATCAGTTTTAAGACAATTGATATCTGCATCTAATCAAATAATAAATAGTAGTTTTCAGGGAGAAGATAGTATAGAAGATATTTTAAATATAGCTGAGAAGAAAATATTTGAGATATCTCAGGAAAGAAATAAATCAGATTTTAAGGTCGTAGGTGATGTTTTAGATGATGTTTATAGAACTCTAGAAGAGGTTTATAGCAGTGGCAGTGATATCACTGGATTAGACACTGGATTTGCAGATTTGAACAAGAAATTAGGTGGATTACATAAGAGTGACCTTATATTAATTGCAGCTAGGCCTGGTATGGGCAAGACAGCATTTGCATTAAACTTAGTTGCTAATGCGGCCATAAAATCAAAGGCTAGTGTAGCTGTATTTAGTTTAGAGATGTCAAAAGAGCAGTTGGTACAAAGACTGATATCGTCACTGTCTACAGTTGGGATTTCAGATATATCTAAAGGTAAAATAGCAGATAATGAGTGGAAAAAAATAGCAGAGGCTATGAAGATTTTGTCTAGATCAAAGATATTTATTGATGATACTCCAGGTATAAAGATGTCCGAAATTAGATCCAAGTGTAGAAAACTTAAAATGGATTCTGGTTTGGATATGATAATGATAGATTATTTACAGCTTATGGAGGCTGATGGAAGAGCTGAAAGTAGGCAACAAGAAGTTGCAAAGATATCTAGAGCTATGAAGATACTGGCAAAAGAAATGGATTGTCCAGTAGTTGCACTTTCTCAGTTATCTAGAAATACTGAAAGTGGTAAAGACCATGTACCAAAGTTATCTGACCTTAGAGATTCAGGAGCGATAGAACAGGATGCTGATATAGTAATGTTTATATATAGGGACGAATATTATACTAAGATTGAAACTAAAAAGAAAAATTTAGCAGATATAAAGATAGCAAAAAATAGACACGGAGAGCTTTGTGATGTGGAATTAGTTTGGTTGGGAAGTATACAAAAGTTCGTTGATAAGATAAAAGAAATAAATTAA